GTAACCTGAGCTTAGGATTGAACTTGGGGCGCTAGAACTGCGAGGGAGCAATGCTACCTGCTGTGCCACTGTGCTGCCGAGAACATTTTGCACTATTcacatttaaaccacaaaaaaaaaaatactgttagcAGAGTCGTGTCTCATAATGATGTATGTGTATCAGGTTTCAAAATTAAGCTTTTTAACAGGCACCAGAGATGGTGTGTGTTATTTCCAAAATAACTCTCTCAATTCAACTGCAGCAATGAAGAAAAGTTATGAGAAAAATGATGCACAAAAATAATCAAGGACCTTATGTAAAGCTATTTATCATTTCACAGGCGTATTCAACTTTGACAAGAGAGTATAATGTTCCTGAACGTCTTCATCAGCAGGAGGTTAATGTGTGATTTTTATCTGGGCTGCTAAACggagtattatttttttgttgtaatcttTCCTTATGACATCAGACCTGTAACTAGTTTTGTACATCAATTAGAGCAGGTCAGTAAAGATAAGGaatatctgtttaatttgttgaaATTTTACCTACAATGGTTTTATGGTACTGCAGATGTGCCACTTAAGTGGCGTTTAAAAGATTTATGCACTTTTTTATGTGTCAAGAGAACACGCATAATATATACTGAAatacataatactgtatgtgggcATATATTCTTGGTCACATGACCAACACTTCCATATGTGGAACTTCTCTGATCTTTTCTCACAAAGTCAGAAGCACACAACTTTATAGCTTGTATGCTTCTGGACATTCTGTATGACATTGGATGTCTCTGTATTATGATTTTTCTTAACTGGGAATAGGAAACCTAAACCTATTTACAGCCATGACCTCAAGGCCAGTAAACATCTTTGGGATAAAATGGAATGCTTACTCCATGCTAGATCTtgctgatagatagatagatatcacTATGTCACTAATTTTAGATACAAGCTTGTAAAAAGACTTCCCGAAAGAGTGGAGGTTATTGTAGAGCAAAGACCAGAACTACTCCATAATACTCCCTATACGGTAGTTGGAAAGGGAGTGGATGTCCAAGTCGCAAAGAGAATGGGATAGTCATAAAGACTGTTGTCcatatacttttggccatatattatatacagtactgtaagacAGATGCAGTATATGTGCTTACAAATCACATGCAACTCCTTGAACCCCAAGGATTCGAGATGGTTAATTACAGGTGAAATTATAGTCTGTAATTATCAAGACAATCAGGTCAAAACTCTCACTGTGTAGACTGGTTGTCTTTGTCTTGCACTCACATGCTGAAAGCAACTGTAGACGCTTGGTACCACATTACTCTCTCCGAAAGCAGCAGCCTCACCCAGCTGGTTTGGGATCTGAATAGTGGTATGTAGCAGCAGTGCCAGCTGTTTTGGGTTACACACTCCTGCAGAGCTGGCCACCTGATTGAACAGATCTATAAAGAGGTAAAGTAAATTAGGACTGAGACTGATATTTGGGTAGAATCACAAACTGATATGGCTGGGTATGAAGAtattaacttaaaaacaaaatatgagaAAACATTGAGGTGGTACATTGGGTTGTAATGGTAACTTATAGTTCTACTGTTTCTAATTTGATTTTGAGCTTAGGTTACTGATTCCCCTGTGTCTGTATAAGTTTCCTTCAGGTTCTCTGTTTTCCTCCCACCTCCACAAATATATTAGATATATTAGGCTGCTGGTAAGGGACTGGGTATGTTAAATTGTCCTTAGGTATGAATgcgtatgtgaatgtgtgtacagaTTGTTCCCCGTGATGAACATGTATCCCACCTGGGGTGTATTCCCACCTTATTCCCAGTATTCCTGTAATATTCTGATCAGAATTATGGTGAGTactaatgttaaaaaatttaattattgctTGAAGGTAAATGTCTTTCtaagatataataaaacatttacaatatactaaaacatatatttaaaaaaatacatacatttatactTCTCTTTAAGATGACTTTTTGAAAGAGAAAGAATTCCAATCTTCATGGACAGAACTTGAACTCTCCCACTTCGTCCcctaaaacaaatttttaaatattgtcttAAGGAATAATGTTGGTGACCTAACAGTCACAGTAAAATATTCTTTGTAGCATTCATACATACGTACCTgtcataaacatttaaaagccAGTTAAGACACAAATCCACACACAGAGGGATATCAATGAGCTCTGGATAGACCTGCTGAAGCTCAGTGTACATTGTCAATAGACAGGTAATGATAGCTGGAACTTCCAAAACTTGCTCATTATGAGCCAGCTGATGTTGTTCAAAGACTCCCTGAGCCACGGCCAACTCCAGGCGGTCCACTAAAAATAGATTGATATTCATTTATTGCATCATTTCTGCTCATTCCTCTCACAACAatagacacatttttaatttattttattcgaatttaataaaaagcagCAGAGCATAGCACATCCCTTGGGATGCAACAAAAGCTCTTAAACTCAAacgaatggggggggggggaattacACAGCTTTGTGATTATCAGATTTGCAACCAATTACACTTTCCAACCAAATTGATTGTACAGTTCATTAACATTTTCCTTCTAGCTCATTTGACAGAACACATTTCTACACAGCTTAGTGCTGAACTAATGCTGTCTGTGGCTCCAAATATCTTATGGATATTGTGAGATTTGGAACAAAAGACTGTGCTGACTAATGctttttaacactagaagcgccgcgccagtgtcacctacttataatgcggtcatttgaccgcctattgttttgaatgggaagctctTGCTCAATTGAAACGCTTGTGAAAGATGATGTAAATGCTGAAATCTGCTCATCTACATCAGTAATTAGACTGAGATAAAATTATCAGAAGCAGGTACAGTAGATTCAAAAACTGTGAAGACACTCACAACACAAGGCTTTCTGAACTCTCCGGCTCTTCAAAGCTGTGCGGTAGGCTGAAAATCGCACGTGCCGGAGCTCAGCTACAGGAAAATTAAATGATCATTGTTATAAAGGGTAGCTTTAACATACATACCACATGTAGatagtgttttaaaaatgttttaaattaactgGCATGCAACTAACAAAAATGccttaaatatataagtatttatatttttttatcaataaacGTCATGTATTTAATGGCATTCTCAGATGAGGGATTTATGACTCACTCATTGATTGAAATAGCTGAGTCATCATGGGATGATCCCAAGATGTAGTTTGCTTTTCATGACTGAGAGTTCACAATTTTTAACAAATCCAATtaggaaataacaaaaacaaagtcaACATACTGCATTACTGAGATTTTGTTCCATGTTGAATATAATCTACaaccaaaaatacattatactgtaattagaaaagcatCAAATCAAAACTCACTTGATATAATAAGGaacagtgttttgaaataccGCCCTCTGCCATGGGTACTGAACAGAGTCTGTTGATGAGATATGAACTACTTAGTATTTTATGCcttatttttcatataccaGTGCTAAGATGCAAGTACAAAGGTTGTGCAACAGATATATATTTGAACATTGGGAGAATAATGAAAAGTGTATGGGTATGAGTATtatacagtcaggtccataaataTTTACTTGAACAAGCAAATTAATAAAGATGTGACTGAAATTTAAAGTTTGTAGCTTAAAATCAAGAGGTTTAACAACCATTTAGGTTTATGAATTTAGGTTTAGaattaaagttttctttttttaaaatccctCCATttttcaatatgtttttttttttgccagttgTGAGATTAAAAAGGAGATGAAAGGAcaggcatttattttgtttttattttaatttgtgttttgtaGCTATTCATGGGAATTCTTTATATGCAGTCCAATAAGTTATTAATGTAAGTGAAGGTGGCTATTATTTGGATGGAAAAACAAACCAGACCTATCAGTGAGACAGCAGGACTTTTAGAAGTGCCCAATTTGCTACATTCTCAAAATTAGGAATAAACTGGCAAGCTCAGCAACACCATAAGATCTGGATGATTACAGAATTATTTTCTTGGTAATTAGAAACACCTTCACAACTTTTAGCCAAAGCAAAAGAATTCTATCAAGGAGTGGTGCTAGAACAAGCAGGATGAATCTGCAAAGTGTATAGACCTTCTGCTCAGATTCGGTCAAATGTTCCAAAATGACAGGACAGCACAGACGGGTAATGATCCAAATGTATCATAAAAGCAACCCAACACATGGAAATGGAATAGCTTTTTAAAGACCTCAATCAAACTGAGCCTGCTTTTCACTAACTGAAGACAAGAAAGGCAGAACGACCGAAGGAAGAAAGACAGCAAACAAGCAGCTGAGGGTGGCTGCATTAAAGGCCTGACAAAGCAGCTCAAGAGAGAAAAATCAGCATTTGATGATGCCCAAGGGTTCCAGACTTCAGGCTGTCATTGCATGCAAGGAATTTGCATCTAAgtcataaaattaattttaatagactgtacactaccactcaaaagtttgggatcacttgcaaagtTCTTTGTTTTTGCTTAGTGATTACTGGGGAAttcaaactataaaataacatatggaaGAACAACAAGTCAGTGGTTATTTTAGAACAAGGGGGTCAGCCCTTCTGctatagttcttgcaagaacaatattgacaactgtatttgcaaaacccatcaagcaccatgataaaactagctcttatgaagacctttccaggaaGGCAAGAACAAAAATTACTAAAAATCAAACCAAACAAGActaaaaatcaccaatttacaGCAGCTTGGAATACAGCCAtaatgaaggctttacagatcatgagtagcagatacatcttaaaatcaactgttcaaaagagattattgcatcatattttggacaccttcagcattgctttacaatgttgaaagaaataaaagatcaGAAATGACCATGTaattagaaagtgatcccacttctaatgggggtggggggtgggggagaATGTcattgtccaaatacttatgaacCAGACCGtagcaatataaaataaaaaggttacattatattaatgttaatgtaagAGTTTAGGGGTAGATTagcctttttttattgtaactttatttgtatgcaatatgaaaaaaatgcattaatcaaaTCCACTCAGAATTGTACTAATTCTTTGGATTAGATCAGAGAGAGTGAGATTCCAGTGTTCTTTGTACAACTTTACCAGATAAGAAATCTTGAGCCAGCAGTTTGTTATCAACTTGAGGATCTAGGAATTGCCTAAGCTGATTCACCACTGGTGCCTGCAGAAATATGATTAAAAGTGACATAATTATGAAAAAGCTTTAATGTTCTGATTCTGAGAAAAAGactttctggaaaaaaaatctaatttttaaaCTGTTCACAAATCATTTTCAAAATGCCAAATTCTAAAAAAGAGAATCATATTGACTATGTCTTTACATGGTTAGAGAATATGTTTGTGCAAACCAGAAGATATTTCACCTACTGCAACATACATTTTACTTATTCACATTTGGCCTGTCTTCTGCAGAACTGCAACATCAGTGACATCCAGCTGTTGGTAAAATACTTAAAtaggtttgttttcttttgaccCTGCGTTCTTAATGGATAGATTGTTTATCTTTTCAGCAAACATTAGTGTAGGAAATGCCTGGggataaatgtttaattatcaGTGTCCTTCAGCAGTCCAGATCGATAGCCAAAGTCGATATCATTGCTCCGAAGATTCACAAAAGATTATGACAGTCACATACTCATCAAGTGGCAAGACACTTAttgcaaataaagaaaatgtggcATGGTGCAATAGTATTGTAAGTTTGCCATCATTAAAATATGAATGTGACGAGGTCAGTTAGTCATACAAGCATGGCTGGGTACCATTTTTGTCTCTTTATTCAAAACTATTTTGattaaaatggataaaaatgaCTTTTTGGACAAATATTTGCTGTTGCTCATGTTGAATTtagacattacattttataatagaTCCTCCAGGGACATTTTACTTAAACGTATATTTTTTAGTAATAGCTACAGTTTATAGTCaatggtactgtatgtgcactttTGACCATCAAACCCATAGTGTATGTGATTGCTGGACATCCAAAACTAATAAAATGGCATCGTTGGTGCTCATTTTGTGCTGCTATAGTAACCTCCAGTCTACTAGGAAGACATTTCACAAAATTTGGGGAGTTTTGCACATTCAGTCACAAGAATATTAGTGAGGTTGGGCGATGATGCTGGAGACGGCGGCCTGCCCTTATAGAGcttgctatacagtatatgcagatTTGGAATATGGGTTCATGGGCAGGTTTCAATGTACTTTTGGTCATCTAGGGTATTTAAGATTAAAGTGATGAAGCCCTGATATTACACTTACCACTGGAATGTCCAGTCTTTTACAGCTATGAGGCAGTGGCGATGAGATTGGAGTCAGATGAATGTCAGAATGTAGAACCAAACAGCTAGTGATTTCTTTTGGATTGGAGTACAGTTCTGCTGTAGCCTCAGCAAAACTttgctaaacaaataaacacaattttaatatacatgttttaatataacatttaccCTAATACCCTAAtacctttataattttttttttaccctaagcCATTCACTCACGCTTTCATCCAAACCGTCCAGCATATAGCTGACCAGCGTTTGTCCTTCTGAGCACCATCCCTCCCATTTATTCTCCCTCTCTGCCAAGTTTAGCTGATGCATGTCATCCTGGAGGTCCTGCAGTTTTCTCAGCACCCAGGTGACCTGCTGCTGCCAGCTGGCTGTGTTAAAACAGAACCTATCTGAGAGATGCTGGACTGCAGCTTGAGTGAGCCACATGCTCCCCTCCTGTAGGGCAGACTCTGAATATATCAATACAGAAATAGAATTAAGAGAATATATGAAGTACAACCTACaatcatattattaaaaaaaacataaataaaaagcttataataatatacactCACTGTTTTCTTATTCAGGAACCCCTATACACCTGCTTTGTAAGCATAATGCAAATTATGGGCACAGGCAATACAGGCaaaaagcttcagttaataTTTACATTCAAAATGAGAATGAGGAAAATGTTTGATCTCTGTCACTTTTACTGTGGTATGATTGATGGTTTGCATATTTTAGAAACTGCCGATCTTGTAGGATTTTTACTGTGACGTCTGTAGagtttacacatacagtaaagtgTAAAGAAAAACCTGAAAACAACAGCCTTGTCGATGAGAAAGGTGAAATTTGCCAGGTTTAAGCTGACATGAAgactatacagtatgaactcAAATAAGCACTCTGTACAACCctgatgagcagaaaagcatctcaaatcTCAGTTTCAATGGCCATAATTGCCTCAGGTtgctgttcttggctgacaggagtgggACCTGATGTGTTCTTCTGCTGTTCCAATCACAAATGTTTTATGCATGTCAAGATGTTTTTCTGCTCACTCTGGTTGTAAAGACTATTtgattataaacattattgtaCTATATCCTTCCTGGCTGCTTGAAGCACTTTCCCCTGAGTTCTCTCATCAACAAAGTATTATCATCCACAAAGCTATTGCTcactcagtgttttttttttcatcattctcTCCAAAGTCTAGCAACTTTTCTTTGTAAAAATCCTAGACGATCAGAGTGTTCTGAAATATTAAAATCAGTCCACAATCATAAAGGTCATACTTTTTTCATACTTATGTTTGAAGCTTTTGTCTTGTATCTGCATAATCTTTTACCTGGCACTGCTGCCTTAATATTGACAAATTGAATAACTGCATGAATCTGCAGGTACTGTATTTGGGTATTTCCATTAACATGGACAGCGAGTGGATATAATAATCATTTATGGTATATGTCCAAATGGTCAAAGTAGGAAACACCAACTTTTTTCCCCAACTTTTATCAGAGCTcccctttttgtctttttaagttttttctcATTTGTACTAATGGATTACCTCCTTAATAATCTCTGCGATTTTCCATCGGAAATTGGAACACATAAATCTCAGCTCTATGATATTATTATCTGATCTCCCTAAAGACAGTGCCCAATGAATTTTTCAGTCCTGCGGCATTTTTGTAGGGACATCCAGACGCCACATGATCCTGTGAGTGGGTGCAGTTTGTACAATTATCTCTCCTCTTTTAGAAGATGTTATAAACCCAGATCAGACTTACACCTGTCGCTTTTCTCATTCTGCCTTTGAGCTTTACTGTCTGCACTTAGTCAAAACTATGTTCAAAATCAAGTGATAGCAATGcctttaatttataataagaGGTTACTTTGGAAAAGGACAAAGTGGTACAAGAAAAAGGATCTGCTGAAAGTAATAATGATGTCAGACATGTTACATTGGATAACTTACATCAGTTTGAAAACTTTAATGCATGTTTTACAGTTGCTAACTCATTAAGGTGAGTGTTTTAATGATAGAGAGAAAGATTAATGGGATGATAAGAAGGAATTCGTACCTGCTGCTTCTTTCACATCGCTTTCACTCATAGGATCCACATGCTGCAGAGGCAAGAGACACACCTGCTTCATAGGAGACTCGGGATCTGACCTTCGGCTGATGAGCTGTCTCTGCAGAGCCTAAATGATACATTATGCACTGTGTTACACAAGAAGTGCTTCATGTGAGCAGATAAAGCTCACATATAATATATTTCTAATCCGCAAAGCTTTCCTTGACATTTCTAAAAGGTCAATACAAATAGAACTGCTTTATTAATTCATAAAGCTGCTTTTCTCCTCAgggtgttaaaaataaagagaaaaataaatataacttttgaaataaaaagttaaaatgcaaaaaacaaaggTCTATATTACAATGATACACAAATGTGTATCATTCCTGTGTGTTCTCTACTGATAAAGCCAGGAGACTGATAAAGCCAGTCTGatgcaggtacagtatgtatactaacatacatacatacatactgtagataccgTACTGAGCAAAATTCTTGACCCAgtcctcagtttttttttatattaaattaaatcaaatgatgtagataaaataaaagaaatggtaaCACATGTTTTGCATATGCCAGACTGCAAAGGACCTAAGGATAAATTTAAATCATTGGTTGTTTGTGATAAtgtcagcagcaacctcatttccactctcttctttttcttttgcagccacacaacattcagcatcacaagtatactaatcactgacctgatcatttgtcatcatctacacctgtttctcactggttcatttTTGTTACTCTACAGGTTGgatggtttttactgttgaatGATTCATGGGTAACTgattaacaaacaaaagacatttggaaactggtcaggtacaggatCTGGACTGAGAATGAGAGCAAAAAACTTTCCAAAAAAGGAGAGGCATAAAAGTCCTTCATGAAGCCTGGAGATCTATtcttcaagactacattaaaaattcaagaaagtctgtctctctggaagcaaaatatgaataaatgaggggtatctcaagacttttgcacagtactttatGTCTAagcgtacatacatacataaatagatACATAAGCAATGTTTAGGAAGTGAATAAAAGGAGAAATACCTGAACTAGAATGTTGGGCTGATTGTGTTTCTTGGGAAATATATTGTCtgcataatataaaaataataaaaacgaaTGCAGTGGTACGTATAGAGTCGCATTTTACTAACATTGTTAACACCTAATCAATTAATCCGTCAAAAAAGcccttttttccccattaaaaTACTGCTCTAATCTGTCACATGATGAAGTGTAGATCAGGTATCTAGTCCTGTTCATGGACTTCTCCTATAACTGACCATATTGTAGTCTTGTTGTTgatgtaatttattaatatcaTCTCCAGTGGTGCTTTCCCTGATCAGTTCTTCGACTTCTAGTCTTGTACAAAACCAAACATCTTCCAGGAGAGTCACCAGACCTGCGTCATTCTCACTGTGAAGCTCTACACAGTCCCTGTAAGAACACAGCAGAATCCTGTAACACTGATGTTATCTGCAGTGAGAAATCTGCCATAGTTTTAAAACTACAGTAATAATTTCAGTATTTCagtaaattacagtatatattttaagttATTGAAACAAATAGTTTgaaactattttttatattatatgcaTATACGTTTCATTAATATTTTGGTATACAGTAAAACATGACATATAATCAGTGGCAAGCCCTTCTTTCAATGCATTTATGATATTGTATGCAGTCTTCAGTATGTATGCAATACTTTGTGACTTCTCTTAAATAAGACTGGTTATGAATGGGATTGGGCGTTGGGCATGTTTGCATGCAGAGTACCTGTTAGGAGAGATAGAATAATCATGAATGTGGATATTTTCAACAGGGCTCATTCTTGTGAAACCCCCTGACAGGTCACTGGACCTTCTTGTGGAGGAAACACATTTTGCATTGATCTCTGTCTGAATATCCTGGGAAGAGGTAATAACAGAAACAAGAACAagcaaaaaatacattttaattaattaaaacaaaccaaatgttATGTACTTCATCAATTATGTACACTTAGTGTGCTCATTCTCACTTAATAAATGGCACACTAGCTTGTctataaaaaaatcagatacttttaaaacggcatcatattactttttattataattattaacttACGCAACTGGAAATATTGCAAATATCTTCTTCAATTTATTACTAAACCTGTTGTTTATGCAAGTAAAGCAGTAGTAATTAATCTATCAAAATATTGAACTAAGATGTGCAATGGTAATAAAACTACTGAAATATTCGATCTTCATTTTGTAGTGCACAACATAAATCAAAACAGCAAtaacaaattctttttttttcctttagaataaataaacactaactGTATCTAACCTGTCAGCGGACCTATTAATGTGCCTCgtttatttgttctttctctTACTGTTTACATAGGCTTatacaaaaaattatatgaatgaTATGAAATGATACTTTATTAGGGACACCTGCATAACTGCACATTCATGTAGTTATTCAATCAACCAATCATGTGTAAGCTTTCGAgtgcaagcaaacaaacaaataaaatgaaaaatagatacaggtcaagaaattcagttatttttcacatcaaacattagaatgaagaaaaaatatgaTCTTACATGTTACTTTTTTCAGTGCCATGGATGTTGGCACAGATGATAGCTGGGTTAAAttttagaaactgctgatctcttgtaaatttcacataaaatttttctaaagtttattaaaaatggcaCAGACACAAATTAACACCAGATTGCTTTGAGCTACCAGGAAGGATATAGTAACTCATATGATTACTCTCCATAACTGTGCTGAGAAGAAAAGTAACTCAGCATGCACAAAACATTGAAGTGGGTGAGCTTCAGCAGCAGAAgacctgtcagccaagaacaggaataTGAGGTCATGGGCACAAACTCACACAAACTGGTCAGGtgaagtttatatatatataaatgtatatatatgcaaatgtttttttgttttctacacCATTCTGAGTATTCTGAGACCAAAAGTGTGTAAAATTCCCCAAAGGTTAGCAGTTTCTCAAATACTTAAAACAGTTATTTTGATACCAGTAACCATGCCATGATCAAAGTCACATGTCACTTATCTTTAAGCTCAATTCCCTTTAAAATTAGccctaaaaaatttaaatactttgGGATTTGAGTTACGCATGATCATAAAGACTTGTTCGGATGCCAATTATCCACCTCTCTTATCCAATCTAAAACAGGATCTTGAGCGTTGGGACCACCTCCATCTTTCATTGGGTGGaagaattaatacaataaaaatgaatgtattgcccaagtttttgtatatttttcagtGCCTTccgttatttttaacaaaatctttattctccaaattaaataatcagatttcaacctttatttggaacaaaaaaacaccaagaatTCAAAGAAGTATACTGCAGAGACCTCGTGCAAAAGGAGGGATGGCTCTAGTTTGACCTCTAATCCAGTTGTTATACATTCAGTTAAAGTCTAGAATCAATTCAGACTATCGTTTTCCCTTAAGGAGTTACCACAGGCTGCCCCAATTGCTAAAAATTACATGTTTGTTCCGTCTACGATGGATGATGCCTTTAAAGTTTGGGCTAGAAAGGGTTTGGTCTCATTGTCTGAACTCTATATTGATGGAAATTTTGCATCCTTCGAACAGTTGGTACAGAAATACGACATTcccaaatcacatttttataggTGCTTGCAGCTTCGGAACTTTGTGGCATTGAATTCTAATAATTTCCCATCATGCCCTCCACTTTCTTTATTAGATTCAATATTTGAATGTAAAtcagtttaaaaacaaactataCGCAGGATTTATGAAATACTCAACATGTATGATTTAACACCCTTAGACTTTCTTAGAAATAAATGGGAGACAGATTTAGATGAGACAATTTCAGTGGAAATCTGGCACAAAATAATACAGGGAATTTTCACATCATCCATTTGCCTTAGACATGCTGTAATACAATTTAAGATTGTGCATCGTCTACATTGGTCAAAAGTCAGACTCTCTAAGATTAAAACTGATATAGACACCACGTGTGACAGATGCAGACAGGCTCCTGCAACTCTGCTGCATATGTTCTGGACTTGTCCAAGACTCTACATGTTCTGGACCAATATTTTTGACTTTTTCTGGAGTATTTGGAGAGATAGTAGAGACAACTCCATTTGTTGCATTGTTTGGTGTGCCTTCAGAAAATACCAGTTTTAACCAAagggaaattaaaatattggccTTCTGTTCCCTTTTGGCTAGGAGATTAATCTTGACTAAATGGAAAGATCCTGATCCACCAACATTTAGCCACTGGATAAGGGAGGTGATGAACTGTCTTAGTTAGAGGGTCTACTGGCACATTTTATAGTATTTGACAGCCTTTCTTAACTTTTGCTGAGGGCATGAAGCAGATAATATAGTACCataaaggaagtgtgtgtgaagattacttattattattttatttaaattttttatggaCATCTGATTGTTATGGCATTCTTGTGTTTGTCTGGTgttgggggggatggggggtttggttttgtgttctcttttgttgtgtttttttctgtaaagtttgaaaataaataaaaaaactttgataaaaaaagtcacatgtcACAAAGATCACACCTTTTCTTCATTCTGAATTTTGATGTAAACATTACCTGAAGCTTTTGCATTGCTCTGCTTCCACATGATTGGCTAATTAAACAGCTACCGGAATGTGCAGTTAGACTGGTGTTCTTGTGAAATGAATGTTCCctaaatatactttttatttaaattcataaagCTACCCAAACAAATTTTTCACTAATTGATTATTGCATGAAAAGTCCAGgctaattcactcactcattcatcttctataccgctttatcctgtattcagggttgtgggaACCTGAAGCCCAGGAGATTTAGatcatgaggcagggtacatcctggacagggtgccaatccataacagggcacacacatatatacacactcactacgggcaatttgggagcgccaatcaacctaacctacatgtctttggactgtgggaggaaactgacgTACCCgaagaaacccactaagcacagggagaacatgcaaactccatgcacacagagacaagaatcgagc
This genomic stretch from Clarias gariepinus isolate MV-2021 ecotype Netherlands chromosome 13, CGAR_prim_01v2, whole genome shotgun sequence harbors:
- the LOC128536363 gene encoding utrophin-like — protein: MKILRSFRRKSSWRIMAIVRSSLQKVILFLHRAQTMTFTSPRYQKLCKDIQTEINAKCVSSTRRSSDLSGGFTRMSPVENIHIHDYSISPNRDCVELHSENDAGLVTLLEDVWFCTRLEVEELIRESTTGDDINKLHQQQDYNMALQRQLISRRSDPESPMKQVCLLPLQHVDPMSESDVKEAAESALQEGSMWLTQAAVQHLSDRFCFNTASWQQQVTWVLRKLQDLQDDMHQLNLAERENKWEGWCSEGQTLVSYMLDGLDESQSFAEATAELYSNPKEITSCLVLHSDIHLTPISSPLPHSCKRLDIPVAPVVNQLRQFLDPQVDNKLLAQDFLSDSVQYPWQRAVFQNTVPYYINHEKQTTSWDHPMMTQLFQSMTELRHVRFSAYRTALKSRRVQKALCLDRLELAVAQGVFEQHQLAHNEQVLEVPAIITCLLTMYTELQQVYPELIDIPLCVDLCLNWLLNVYDRGRSGRVQVLSMKIGILSLSKSHLKEKYKYLFNQVASSAGVCNPKQLALLLHTTIQIPNQLGEAAAFGESNVVPSVYSCFQHVGNKDTVELEQFVEWMHLEPQSMVWLPVLHRLAAAENAKHKAKCNICKECPMVGFRYRSLKHFNYDVCQRCFFTGRTTRSHKLTHPMVEYCTPTTSGEDMRDFTRVLKNKFRPKKYFSKHPRLGYLPVHTIDQDINEEYTYSHMFHESSQRTPCVQLDSGHEGSGTHQTNVQGAVTSKYNVTAFVCGTL